Proteins found in one Mustela lutreola isolate mMusLut2 chromosome 10, mMusLut2.pri, whole genome shotgun sequence genomic segment:
- the RNF207 gene encoding RING finger protein 207 isoform X8 produces the protein MSGAIFTPLEGLGALDAASGHPLVCPLCHAQFERPCLLDCFHDFCTGCLRGRATDGRLACPLCQHQTVVKGPSGLPPVDRLLQFLVDSSGDGSEAVHCANCDLECNKQDAETTYFCNTCGQPLCARCRDETHRARMFAHHDIVALGERSRDVLQKCTLHAEPYIMFSTDKKSLLCIRCFRDMQGESRAHCVDLESAYMQGCERLEQAVLAVKALQTATREAIELLQAMVEEVRRSAAEEEAAIHALFGSMQDRLAEKKALLLQAVQSQYEEKDKAFKEQLSHLATLLPTLQVHLVICSSFLSLASKAEFLDLGYELMERLQAIVTRPQHLRPAQDSKITSDHHAEFARCLEPLLLLGPRMATGAGAGTSTLAAGSGPKVLMGPSCPSPAGRMLGSLVRKPTPHRSISTKVLLTEGEDTPFSEHCRHYEDSYRRLQAEIQNLKDQVQELHRDLTKHHSLIKAEIMGDLLHKSLQVDAQIASEYASLQGMRAVFQEIWEESYQRVANEQEIYEAQLHDLLQLKQENAYLTTITKQITPYIRSIAKVKERLEPRLQAPADPQSEPPQNTHDDGASGETQARWSPKVFPFRKPRPPWMLVLAWGWPVELTSSVPLGMTRRWSLSCVKDDPEVTFLQWFPLLRGALSLR, from the exons ATGTCGGGAGCTATCTTCACGCCCCTGGAGGGCCTGGGTGCGCTGGACGCGGCGAGCGGCCACCCGCTGGTGTGCCCGCTGTGCCACGCACAGTTCGAGCGACCCTGCCTGTTGGACTGCTTCCACGACTTTTGCACCGGCTGCCTGCGCGGTCGCGCCACGGATGGCCGCCTCGCCTGCCCGCTGTGCCA ACACCAGACGGTGGTGAAGGGCCCCAGCGGGCTCCCTCCGGTGGATCGGCTGCTGCAGTTCCTGGTGGACAGCTCGGGGGATGGCTCGGAGGCCGTGCATTGTGCCAACTGTGACCTGGAGTGcaacaagcag GATGCAGAGACCACATACTTCTGCAACACGTGTGGGCAGCCGCTGTGCGCGCGCTGCCGCGACGAAACGCACCGGGCACGCATGTTCGCGCACCACGACATCGTGGCTCTGGGCGAGCGCAGCCGCGACGTGCTCCAGAAGTGCA CGCTGCACGCCGAGCCCTACATCATGTTCTCCACCGACAAGAAGTCGCTGCTGTGCATCCGCTGCTTCCGGGACATGCAGGG GGAGAGCCGAGCGCACTGCGTGGACCTCGAGTCAGCCTACATGCAGGGCTGCGAGCGGCTGGAGCAGGCGGTGCTG GCCGTGAAGGCCCTGCAGACGGCCACCCGGGAGGCCATCGAACTGCTGCAGGCCATGGTGGAGGAGGTGCGGCGCAGCGCCGCGGAGGAGGAGGCTGCCATCCATGCCCTCTTCGGCAGCATGCAG GACAGACTGGCGGAGAAGAAAGCGCTGTTGCTGCAGGCTGTGCAGAG ccaaTACGAAGAGAAGGACAAAGCCTTCAAGGAGCAGCTCTCCCACCTGGCCACTCTGTTGCCCACCCTGCAG GTTCACCTGGTCATCTGCTCTTCCTTCCTCAGCTTGGCCAGTAAGGCTGAGTTCCTGGACCTGGGCTAC GAGCTGATGGAGAGGCTGCAGGCCATCGTCACCCGTCCCCAGCACCTCCGGCCAGCGCAGGACAGCAAG ATCACTAGCGACCACCACGCGGAGTTTGCGCGCTGCCTGGagccgctgctgctgctgggcccaCGGATGGCAACAGGTGCTGGGGCCGGCACCAGCAC GCTAGCAGCAGGCTCAGGCCCCAAGGTGCTGATGGGGCCCAGCTGCCCTTCCCCAGCGGGAAGGATGTTGGGGTCTCTGGTCCGAAAGCCCACGCCGCACCGGTCCATCAGCACCAAGGTGCTGCTGACGGAGGGGGAGGACACGCCGTTCTCAGAGCACTGCCGCCACTATGAGGACTCCTACCGG CGCCTGCAGGCAGAGATTCAGAACCTGAAGGACCAGGTCCAAGAGCTGCACCGGGACCTCACCAAGCACCACTCGCTCATCAAGGCGGAGATCATGGGAGACCTCCTGCACAAGTCCCTGCAGGTGGACGCGCAGATTGCCTCCGAGTACGCTTCCCTGCAGGGGATGAGAGCAGTCTTCCAGGAG ATTTGGGAGGAATCCTACCAGCGGGTGGCTAACGAGCAGGAGATTTACGAAG CCCAGCTCCATGACCTTCTCCAGCTGAAGCAGGAGAATGCCTACCTGACCACCATCACCAAGCAGATCACGCCCTACATCCGCTCCATTGCCAAGGTGAAAGAGCGGCTGGAGCCCAG GCTTCAGGCACCAGCGGACCCACAGTCGGAGCCCCCACAAAACACGCACGATGACGGCGCCAGTGGAGAGACACAGGCCAG GTGGTCCCCAAAAGTCTTCCCATTCCGAAAGCCTCGGCCCCCGTGGATGTTAGTGCTGGCTTGGGGGTGGCCAGTAGAACTCACATCAAGTGTCCCTTTAGGAATGACCCG ACGATGGTCACTCTCCTGTGTAAAGGATGACCCTGAAGTGACTTTTCTCCAGTGGTTTCCACTCCTGCGTGGTGCCCTTTCTCTGAGATGA
- the RNF207 gene encoding RING finger protein 207 isoform X1 — MSGAIFTPLEGLGALDAASGHPLVCPLCHAQFERPCLLDCFHDFCTGCLRGRATDGRLACPLCQHQTVVKGPSGLPPVDRLLQFLVDSSGDGSEAVHCANCDLECNKQDAETTYFCNTCGQPLCARCRDETHRARMFAHHDIVALGERSRDVLQKCSECGAPGRGPCVGGRWPGWPEPDGGRPARSPHRCSRRSAARRALHHVLHRQEVAAVHPLLPGHAGGEPSALRGPRVSLHAGLRAAGAGGAGERGRARHRHRGRGMGAPRWAEAALFPGREGPADGHPGGHRTAAGHGGGGAAQRRGGGGCHPCPLRQHADWRRRKRCCCRLCRANTKRRTKPSRSSSPTWPLCCPPCSLASKAEFLDLGYELMERLQAIVTRPQHLRPAQDSKITSDHHAEFARCLEPLLLLGPRMATGAGAGTSTLAAGSGPKVLMGPSCPSPAGRMLGSLVRKPTPHRSISTKVLLTEGEDTPFSEHCRHYEDSYRRLQAEIQNLKDQVQELHRDLTKHHSLIKAEIMGDLLHKSLQVDAQIASEYASLQGMRAVFQEIWEESYQRVANEQEIYEAQLHDLLQLKQENAYLTTITKQITPYIRSIAKVKERLEPRLQAPADPQSEPPQNTHDDGASGETQARWSPKVFPFRKPRPPWMLVLAWGWPVELTSSVPLGMTRRWSLSCVKDDPEVTFLQWFPLLRGALSLR; from the exons ATGTCGGGAGCTATCTTCACGCCCCTGGAGGGCCTGGGTGCGCTGGACGCGGCGAGCGGCCACCCGCTGGTGTGCCCGCTGTGCCACGCACAGTTCGAGCGACCCTGCCTGTTGGACTGCTTCCACGACTTTTGCACCGGCTGCCTGCGCGGTCGCGCCACGGATGGCCGCCTCGCCTGCCCGCTGTGCCA ACACCAGACGGTGGTGAAGGGCCCCAGCGGGCTCCCTCCGGTGGATCGGCTGCTGCAGTTCCTGGTGGACAGCTCGGGGGATGGCTCGGAGGCCGTGCATTGTGCCAACTGTGACCTGGAGTGcaacaagcag GATGCAGAGACCACATACTTCTGCAACACGTGTGGGCAGCCGCTGTGCGCGCGCTGCCGCGACGAAACGCACCGGGCACGCATGTTCGCGCACCACGACATCGTGGCTCTGGGCGAGCGCAGCCGCGACGTGCTCCAGAAGTGCAGTGAGTGCGGCGCACCGGGCAGGGGCCCGTGTGTCGGGGGCCGGTGGCCGGGATGGCCGGAGCCGGACGGGGGCAGGCCTGCCCGGAGCCCTCACCGCTGCTCCCGCCGCAGCGCTGCACGCCGAGCCCTACATCATGTTCTCCACCGACAAGAAGTCGCTGCTGTGCATCCGCTGCTTCCGGGACATGCAGGG GGAGAGCCGAGCGCACTGCGTGGACCTCGAGTCAGCCTACATGCAGGGCTGCGAGCGGCTGGAGCAGGCGGTGCTGGTGAGCGCGGGAGGGCCCGGCACCGGCACCGAGGGCGGGGGATGGGCGCCCCCCGCTGGGCTGAGGCCGCCCTGTTCCCAGGCCGTGAAGGCCCTGCAGACGGCCACCCGGGAGGCCATCGAACTGCTGCAGGCCATGGTGGAGGAGGTGCGGCGCAGCGCCGCGGAGGAGGAGGCTGCCATCCATGCCCTCTTCGGCAGCATGCAG ACTGGCGGAGAAGAAAGCGCTGTTGCTGCAGGCTGTGCAGAG ccaaTACGAAGAGAAGGACAAAGCCTTCAAGGAGCAGCTCTCCCACCTGGCCACTCTGTTGCCCACCCTGCAG CTTGGCCAGTAAGGCTGAGTTCCTGGACCTGGGCTAC GAGCTGATGGAGAGGCTGCAGGCCATCGTCACCCGTCCCCAGCACCTCCGGCCAGCGCAGGACAGCAAG ATCACTAGCGACCACCACGCGGAGTTTGCGCGCTGCCTGGagccgctgctgctgctgggcccaCGGATGGCAACAGGTGCTGGGGCCGGCACCAGCAC GCTAGCAGCAGGCTCAGGCCCCAAGGTGCTGATGGGGCCCAGCTGCCCTTCCCCAGCGGGAAGGATGTTGGGGTCTCTGGTCCGAAAGCCCACGCCGCACCGGTCCATCAGCACCAAGGTGCTGCTGACGGAGGGGGAGGACACGCCGTTCTCAGAGCACTGCCGCCACTATGAGGACTCCTACCGG CGCCTGCAGGCAGAGATTCAGAACCTGAAGGACCAGGTCCAAGAGCTGCACCGGGACCTCACCAAGCACCACTCGCTCATCAAGGCGGAGATCATGGGAGACCTCCTGCACAAGTCCCTGCAGGTGGACGCGCAGATTGCCTCCGAGTACGCTTCCCTGCAGGGGATGAGAGCAGTCTTCCAGGAG ATTTGGGAGGAATCCTACCAGCGGGTGGCTAACGAGCAGGAGATTTACGAAG CCCAGCTCCATGACCTTCTCCAGCTGAAGCAGGAGAATGCCTACCTGACCACCATCACCAAGCAGATCACGCCCTACATCCGCTCCATTGCCAAGGTGAAAGAGCGGCTGGAGCCCAG GCTTCAGGCACCAGCGGACCCACAGTCGGAGCCCCCACAAAACACGCACGATGACGGCGCCAGTGGAGAGACACAGGCCAG GTGGTCCCCAAAAGTCTTCCCATTCCGAAAGCCTCGGCCCCCGTGGATGTTAGTGCTGGCTTGGGGGTGGCCAGTAGAACTCACATCAAGTGTCCCTTTAGGAATGACCCG ACGATGGTCACTCTCCTGTGTAAAGGATGACCCTGAAGTGACTTTTCTCCAGTGGTTTCCACTCCTGCGTGGTGCCCTTTCTCTGAGATGA
- the RNF207 gene encoding RING finger protein 207 isoform X9, which produces MSGAIFTPLEGLGALDAASGHPLVCPLCHAQFERPCLLDCFHDFCTGCLRGRATDGRLACPLCQHQTVVKGPSGLPPVDRLLQFLVDSSGDGSEAVHCANCDLECNKQDAETTYFCNTCGQPLCARCRDETHRARMFAHHDIVALGERSRDVLQKCTLHAEPYIMFSTDKKSLLCIRCFRDMQGESRAHCVDLESAYMQGCERLEQAVLAVKALQTATREAIELLQAMVEEVRRSAAEEEAAIHALFGSMQDRLAEKKALLLQAVQSQYEEKDKAFKEQLSHLATLLPTLQVHLVICSSFLSLASKAEFLDLGYELMERLQAIVTRPQHLRPAQDSKITSDHHAEFARCLEPLLLLGPRMATGAGAGTSTLAAGSGPKVLMGPSCPSPAGRMLGSLVRKPTPHRSISTKVLLTEGEDTPFSEHCRHYEDSYRRLQAEIQNLKDQVQELHRDLTKHHSLIKAEIMGDLLHKSLQVDAQIASEYASLQGMRAVFQEIWEESYQRVANEQEIYEAQLHDLLQLKQENAYLTTITKQITPYIRSIAKVKERLEPRLQAPADPQSEPPQNTHDDGASGETQARNDPVSVTEKREKTSEPRGSGRTLSSPTEEPLLKRKDAPRPRQKDGGDVPLWRERPT; this is translated from the exons ATGTCGGGAGCTATCTTCACGCCCCTGGAGGGCCTGGGTGCGCTGGACGCGGCGAGCGGCCACCCGCTGGTGTGCCCGCTGTGCCACGCACAGTTCGAGCGACCCTGCCTGTTGGACTGCTTCCACGACTTTTGCACCGGCTGCCTGCGCGGTCGCGCCACGGATGGCCGCCTCGCCTGCCCGCTGTGCCA ACACCAGACGGTGGTGAAGGGCCCCAGCGGGCTCCCTCCGGTGGATCGGCTGCTGCAGTTCCTGGTGGACAGCTCGGGGGATGGCTCGGAGGCCGTGCATTGTGCCAACTGTGACCTGGAGTGcaacaagcag GATGCAGAGACCACATACTTCTGCAACACGTGTGGGCAGCCGCTGTGCGCGCGCTGCCGCGACGAAACGCACCGGGCACGCATGTTCGCGCACCACGACATCGTGGCTCTGGGCGAGCGCAGCCGCGACGTGCTCCAGAAGTGCA CGCTGCACGCCGAGCCCTACATCATGTTCTCCACCGACAAGAAGTCGCTGCTGTGCATCCGCTGCTTCCGGGACATGCAGGG GGAGAGCCGAGCGCACTGCGTGGACCTCGAGTCAGCCTACATGCAGGGCTGCGAGCGGCTGGAGCAGGCGGTGCTG GCCGTGAAGGCCCTGCAGACGGCCACCCGGGAGGCCATCGAACTGCTGCAGGCCATGGTGGAGGAGGTGCGGCGCAGCGCCGCGGAGGAGGAGGCTGCCATCCATGCCCTCTTCGGCAGCATGCAG GACAGACTGGCGGAGAAGAAAGCGCTGTTGCTGCAGGCTGTGCAGAG ccaaTACGAAGAGAAGGACAAAGCCTTCAAGGAGCAGCTCTCCCACCTGGCCACTCTGTTGCCCACCCTGCAG GTTCACCTGGTCATCTGCTCTTCCTTCCTCAGCTTGGCCAGTAAGGCTGAGTTCCTGGACCTGGGCTAC GAGCTGATGGAGAGGCTGCAGGCCATCGTCACCCGTCCCCAGCACCTCCGGCCAGCGCAGGACAGCAAG ATCACTAGCGACCACCACGCGGAGTTTGCGCGCTGCCTGGagccgctgctgctgctgggcccaCGGATGGCAACAGGTGCTGGGGCCGGCACCAGCAC GCTAGCAGCAGGCTCAGGCCCCAAGGTGCTGATGGGGCCCAGCTGCCCTTCCCCAGCGGGAAGGATGTTGGGGTCTCTGGTCCGAAAGCCCACGCCGCACCGGTCCATCAGCACCAAGGTGCTGCTGACGGAGGGGGAGGACACGCCGTTCTCAGAGCACTGCCGCCACTATGAGGACTCCTACCGG CGCCTGCAGGCAGAGATTCAGAACCTGAAGGACCAGGTCCAAGAGCTGCACCGGGACCTCACCAAGCACCACTCGCTCATCAAGGCGGAGATCATGGGAGACCTCCTGCACAAGTCCCTGCAGGTGGACGCGCAGATTGCCTCCGAGTACGCTTCCCTGCAGGGGATGAGAGCAGTCTTCCAGGAG ATTTGGGAGGAATCCTACCAGCGGGTGGCTAACGAGCAGGAGATTTACGAAG CCCAGCTCCATGACCTTCTCCAGCTGAAGCAGGAGAATGCCTACCTGACCACCATCACCAAGCAGATCACGCCCTACATCCGCTCCATTGCCAAGGTGAAAGAGCGGCTGGAGCCCAG GCTTCAGGCACCAGCGGACCCACAGTCGGAGCCCCCACAAAACACGCACGATGACGGCGCCAGTGGAGAGACACAGGCCAG GAATGACCCGGTGAGTgtcacagagaagagagagaaaacatcagAACCTAGAGGGAGCGGCCGGACTCTGAGCAGCCCCACAGAAGAGCCTCTGCTGAAGAGGAAAGACGCCCCCAGACCCagacagaaggatgggggtgACGTCCCCCTGTGGAGGGAGCGTCCGACTTAG
- the RNF207 gene encoding RING finger protein 207 isoform X3, protein MSGAIFTPLEGLGALDAASGHPLVCPLCHAQFERPCLLDCFHDFCTGCLRGRATDGRLACPLCQHQTVVKGPSGLPPVDRLLQFLVDSSGDGSEAVHCANCDLECNKQDAETTYFCNTCGQPLCARCRDETHRARMFAHHDIVALGERSRDVLQKCTLHAEPYIMFSTDKKSLLCIRCFRDMQGESRAHCVDLESAYMQGCERLEQAVLVSAGGPGTGTEGGGWAPPAGLRPPCSQAVKALQTATREAIELLQAMVEEVRRSAAEEEAAIHALFGSMQDRLAEKKALLLQAVQSQYEEKDKAFKEQLSHLATLLPTLQVHLVICSSFLSLASKAEFLDLGYELMERLQAIVTRPQHLRPAQDSKITSDHHAEFARCLEPLLLLGPRMATGAGAGTSTLAAGSGPKVLMGPSCPSPAGRMLGSLVRKPTPHRSISTKVLLTEGEDTPFSEHCRHYEDSYRRLQAEIQNLKDQVQELHRDLTKHHSLIKAEIMGDLLHKSLQVDAQIASEYASLQGMRAVFQEIWEESYQRVANEQEIYEAQLHDLLQLKQENAYLTTITKQITPYIRSIAKVKERLEPRLQAPADPQSEPPQNTHDDGASGETQARWSPKVFPFRKPRPPWMLVLAWGWPVELTSSVPLGMTRRWSLSCVKDDPEVTFLQWFPLLRGALSLR, encoded by the exons ATGTCGGGAGCTATCTTCACGCCCCTGGAGGGCCTGGGTGCGCTGGACGCGGCGAGCGGCCACCCGCTGGTGTGCCCGCTGTGCCACGCACAGTTCGAGCGACCCTGCCTGTTGGACTGCTTCCACGACTTTTGCACCGGCTGCCTGCGCGGTCGCGCCACGGATGGCCGCCTCGCCTGCCCGCTGTGCCA ACACCAGACGGTGGTGAAGGGCCCCAGCGGGCTCCCTCCGGTGGATCGGCTGCTGCAGTTCCTGGTGGACAGCTCGGGGGATGGCTCGGAGGCCGTGCATTGTGCCAACTGTGACCTGGAGTGcaacaagcag GATGCAGAGACCACATACTTCTGCAACACGTGTGGGCAGCCGCTGTGCGCGCGCTGCCGCGACGAAACGCACCGGGCACGCATGTTCGCGCACCACGACATCGTGGCTCTGGGCGAGCGCAGCCGCGACGTGCTCCAGAAGTGCA CGCTGCACGCCGAGCCCTACATCATGTTCTCCACCGACAAGAAGTCGCTGCTGTGCATCCGCTGCTTCCGGGACATGCAGGG GGAGAGCCGAGCGCACTGCGTGGACCTCGAGTCAGCCTACATGCAGGGCTGCGAGCGGCTGGAGCAGGCGGTGCTGGTGAGCGCGGGAGGGCCCGGCACCGGCACCGAGGGCGGGGGATGGGCGCCCCCCGCTGGGCTGAGGCCGCCCTGTTCCCAGGCCGTGAAGGCCCTGCAGACGGCCACCCGGGAGGCCATCGAACTGCTGCAGGCCATGGTGGAGGAGGTGCGGCGCAGCGCCGCGGAGGAGGAGGCTGCCATCCATGCCCTCTTCGGCAGCATGCAG GACAGACTGGCGGAGAAGAAAGCGCTGTTGCTGCAGGCTGTGCAGAG ccaaTACGAAGAGAAGGACAAAGCCTTCAAGGAGCAGCTCTCCCACCTGGCCACTCTGTTGCCCACCCTGCAG GTTCACCTGGTCATCTGCTCTTCCTTCCTCAGCTTGGCCAGTAAGGCTGAGTTCCTGGACCTGGGCTAC GAGCTGATGGAGAGGCTGCAGGCCATCGTCACCCGTCCCCAGCACCTCCGGCCAGCGCAGGACAGCAAG ATCACTAGCGACCACCACGCGGAGTTTGCGCGCTGCCTGGagccgctgctgctgctgggcccaCGGATGGCAACAGGTGCTGGGGCCGGCACCAGCAC GCTAGCAGCAGGCTCAGGCCCCAAGGTGCTGATGGGGCCCAGCTGCCCTTCCCCAGCGGGAAGGATGTTGGGGTCTCTGGTCCGAAAGCCCACGCCGCACCGGTCCATCAGCACCAAGGTGCTGCTGACGGAGGGGGAGGACACGCCGTTCTCAGAGCACTGCCGCCACTATGAGGACTCCTACCGG CGCCTGCAGGCAGAGATTCAGAACCTGAAGGACCAGGTCCAAGAGCTGCACCGGGACCTCACCAAGCACCACTCGCTCATCAAGGCGGAGATCATGGGAGACCTCCTGCACAAGTCCCTGCAGGTGGACGCGCAGATTGCCTCCGAGTACGCTTCCCTGCAGGGGATGAGAGCAGTCTTCCAGGAG ATTTGGGAGGAATCCTACCAGCGGGTGGCTAACGAGCAGGAGATTTACGAAG CCCAGCTCCATGACCTTCTCCAGCTGAAGCAGGAGAATGCCTACCTGACCACCATCACCAAGCAGATCACGCCCTACATCCGCTCCATTGCCAAGGTGAAAGAGCGGCTGGAGCCCAG GCTTCAGGCACCAGCGGACCCACAGTCGGAGCCCCCACAAAACACGCACGATGACGGCGCCAGTGGAGAGACACAGGCCAG GTGGTCCCCAAAAGTCTTCCCATTCCGAAAGCCTCGGCCCCCGTGGATGTTAGTGCTGGCTTGGGGGTGGCCAGTAGAACTCACATCAAGTGTCCCTTTAGGAATGACCCG ACGATGGTCACTCTCCTGTGTAAAGGATGACCCTGAAGTGACTTTTCTCCAGTGGTTTCCACTCCTGCGTGGTGCCCTTTCTCTGAGATGA
- the RNF207 gene encoding RING finger protein 207 isoform X7, protein MSGAIFTPLEGLGALDAASGHPLVCPLCHAQFERPCLLDCFHDFCTGCLRGRATDGRLACPLCQHQTVVKGPSGLPPVDRLLQFLVDSSGDGSEAVHCANCDLECNKQDAETTYFCNTCGQPLCARCRDETHRARMFAHHDIVALGERSRDVLQKCSECGAPGRGPCVGGRWPGWPEPDGGRPARSPHRCSRRSAARRALHHVLHRQEVAAVHPLLPGHAGGEPSALRGPRVSLHAGLRAAGAGGAGERGRARHRHRGRGMGAPRWAEAALFPGREGPADGHPGGHRTAAGHGGGGAAQRRGGGGCHPCPLRQHADWRRRKRCCCRLCRANTKRRTKPSRSSSPTWPLCCPPCSLASKAEFLDLGYELMERLQAIVTRPQHLRPAQDSKITSDHHAEFARCLEPLLLLGPRMATGAGAGTSTLAAGSGPKVLMGPSCPSPAGRMLGSLVRKPTPHRSISTKVLLTEGEDTPFSEHCRHYEDSYRRLQAEIQNLKDQVQELHRDLTKHHSLIKAEIMGDLLHKSLQVDAQIASEYASLQGMRAVFQEIWEESYQRVANEQEIYEAQLHDLLQLKQENAYLTTITKQITPYIRSIAKVKERLEPRVLKLPTGEGLLPSIRKNPVFAVWKFTSFSFDTHLFEPASGTSGPTVGAPTKHAR, encoded by the exons ATGTCGGGAGCTATCTTCACGCCCCTGGAGGGCCTGGGTGCGCTGGACGCGGCGAGCGGCCACCCGCTGGTGTGCCCGCTGTGCCACGCACAGTTCGAGCGACCCTGCCTGTTGGACTGCTTCCACGACTTTTGCACCGGCTGCCTGCGCGGTCGCGCCACGGATGGCCGCCTCGCCTGCCCGCTGTGCCA ACACCAGACGGTGGTGAAGGGCCCCAGCGGGCTCCCTCCGGTGGATCGGCTGCTGCAGTTCCTGGTGGACAGCTCGGGGGATGGCTCGGAGGCCGTGCATTGTGCCAACTGTGACCTGGAGTGcaacaagcag GATGCAGAGACCACATACTTCTGCAACACGTGTGGGCAGCCGCTGTGCGCGCGCTGCCGCGACGAAACGCACCGGGCACGCATGTTCGCGCACCACGACATCGTGGCTCTGGGCGAGCGCAGCCGCGACGTGCTCCAGAAGTGCAGTGAGTGCGGCGCACCGGGCAGGGGCCCGTGTGTCGGGGGCCGGTGGCCGGGATGGCCGGAGCCGGACGGGGGCAGGCCTGCCCGGAGCCCTCACCGCTGCTCCCGCCGCAGCGCTGCACGCCGAGCCCTACATCATGTTCTCCACCGACAAGAAGTCGCTGCTGTGCATCCGCTGCTTCCGGGACATGCAGGG GGAGAGCCGAGCGCACTGCGTGGACCTCGAGTCAGCCTACATGCAGGGCTGCGAGCGGCTGGAGCAGGCGGTGCTGGTGAGCGCGGGAGGGCCCGGCACCGGCACCGAGGGCGGGGGATGGGCGCCCCCCGCTGGGCTGAGGCCGCCCTGTTCCCAGGCCGTGAAGGCCCTGCAGACGGCCACCCGGGAGGCCATCGAACTGCTGCAGGCCATGGTGGAGGAGGTGCGGCGCAGCGCCGCGGAGGAGGAGGCTGCCATCCATGCCCTCTTCGGCAGCATGCAG ACTGGCGGAGAAGAAAGCGCTGTTGCTGCAGGCTGTGCAGAG ccaaTACGAAGAGAAGGACAAAGCCTTCAAGGAGCAGCTCTCCCACCTGGCCACTCTGTTGCCCACCCTGCAG CTTGGCCAGTAAGGCTGAGTTCCTGGACCTGGGCTAC GAGCTGATGGAGAGGCTGCAGGCCATCGTCACCCGTCCCCAGCACCTCCGGCCAGCGCAGGACAGCAAG ATCACTAGCGACCACCACGCGGAGTTTGCGCGCTGCCTGGagccgctgctgctgctgggcccaCGGATGGCAACAGGTGCTGGGGCCGGCACCAGCAC GCTAGCAGCAGGCTCAGGCCCCAAGGTGCTGATGGGGCCCAGCTGCCCTTCCCCAGCGGGAAGGATGTTGGGGTCTCTGGTCCGAAAGCCCACGCCGCACCGGTCCATCAGCACCAAGGTGCTGCTGACGGAGGGGGAGGACACGCCGTTCTCAGAGCACTGCCGCCACTATGAGGACTCCTACCGG CGCCTGCAGGCAGAGATTCAGAACCTGAAGGACCAGGTCCAAGAGCTGCACCGGGACCTCACCAAGCACCACTCGCTCATCAAGGCGGAGATCATGGGAGACCTCCTGCACAAGTCCCTGCAGGTGGACGCGCAGATTGCCTCCGAGTACGCTTCCCTGCAGGGGATGAGAGCAGTCTTCCAGGAG ATTTGGGAGGAATCCTACCAGCGGGTGGCTAACGAGCAGGAGATTTACGAAG CCCAGCTCCATGACCTTCTCCAGCTGAAGCAGGAGAATGCCTACCTGACCACCATCACCAAGCAGATCACGCCCTACATCCGCTCCATTGCCAAGGTGAAAGAGCGGCTGGAGCCCAG ggttctgaaaCTTCCCACTGGTGAGGGTCTACTTCCGTCCATCAGAAAGAACCCGGTCTTTGCAGTCTGGAAGTTCACCTCCTTCAGTTTTGACACACATCTTTTTGAACCA GCTTCAGGCACCAGCGGACCCACAGTCGGAGCCCCCACAAAACACGCACGATGA